The Granulicella arctica genome segment GAACCAGATATTGGCTACTGGCATGGCACCCCCGAGGAATATTTCAAGCTCTACGACTACTCCGTAGCAGGGATTCGCGCTGCACTGCCGAATGCCATTGTAGGTGGCCCAGCGAGTACGGGACCTACATCAGACAGGGCATCGGCTTTTCTGGATGACTTTCTGAAGCATTGCCTGAACGACAAGAGCGCGGCGAATGGAGGGGCGATTCCGCTTGACTTCATCTCATTTCATCCGAAGGGCCGGCCGACGGTGGTAGATGGGCACGTGCAGATGGGGCTTGCGAATGAGCTAAAGGCAGTTGAGAACGGCTTCCGGATTGTGGCGACGTATCCGAAGTACATCAAACTCCCAATCATCCTGAGCGAAGCCGATCCGGAGGGGTGCGCGGCTTGCTCTATGAAGATGAATCCATCGAATGCTTACCGGAACGGCCCACTCTATCCGACGTACACGGCAGCGGCCATCAAAGCGCTCTTTGACCTCCAGGATCGATATAAGGTGAACCTGATTTCGATGCTGTCGTGGTCCTTCGAATTCGAAGGCAAGGATTACTTTGAAGGATTTCGTACGCTGGCGACGAACGGAGTCGACAAGCCAGTGCTGAACGTCTTCCGAATGGCGGGTTTGATGTCTGGGGAGCGGGTGAGTACGAGCAGCACAGGGCAGGTCTCACTGGATGACATTCTAAGTGCTGGAGTCAAACAGACTCCGGACGTGGATGCCATTGCGACGAAAGCAGAGCATGAAGCTGCCGTGATGCTGTGGAACTATCATGATGATGATGTTCCGGCTGTGGGCGTTGAGGTTCAGGTAACAATTACGGGGATTCCTCCGACTGTGAAAAGGGTCCTGCTGGAGCACTATCGGATCGACGGCTCGCACAGTAATTCGTACACGGCCTGGAAAGAGATGGGATCACCGCAGACACCAACCGAAGCGCAATATGCGAAATTGAAGGCGGCAGGGCAACTGGAGCTTCTGGGTTCGCCGGAGTGGCTGGATGTGAGTGGGGGCAAGATAACCATTTCGACGGAACTACCACGGCAGGCAACATCACTGATGCATCTGAAATGGTGATGATGTGGCGATCATGTTAAGTGATGCAACGCGGACGACGCGACCGAAACTGATCGAGATGCAATGGTATTTTGTCGCGATGGTGACAGCGGCGATTGCCATCAGCTACTTCGATCGGCAGACTCTGCCTGTTGCCATTGCTGCAATTCAGCGGACGATACCGCTCAGCAATCAGCAGTTCTCGTGGCTGCAGTTTGCCTTTTTGATTCCGTACGCGTTGCTGTATGCGGCAGGTGGCCGAATGCTTGACGTGTTAGGAACGCGCCGCGGATTCATTCTGATCATGCTGTGGTGGTCTGTTGCATGTGCGCTGCATGGACTAGCCATGAATTTTGGATTTCTGTTGGGCGCTCGTTGCCTGCTGGGTATGGGAGAAGGTGGTGCGCTTCCTGCAGCAACCAGAGTCGTTGCGGAGTGGATTCCGCTGCGTGAGCGATCGACTGCGATGGGAATCATCAATGCGGGAACGGCAGTGGGATCGGTGTTGGCCCCGCCGTTGATCGGAATGGTGTTGCTCGCGAGTGGATGGAGGATGGTGTTCTTTGCATCGGGAGCGGCTGGACTAGCGTGGGTGGTCTGGTGGTCGGTGCGCTATCGGGGAAGCAACGATGCTTCCATTGCCACGCTTGATGCACGTTTGATCGCGCAGCAACTATCGTTTCTGGATCTAGTGGGGATGCGCGGAGTGCAGGTTTTGGTCTTCGCCAAGTTCATGAGCGACTCTGCGTGGTACTTTTACCTGTTCTGGCTGCCGAAATACCTCTACGATGTACGCGGATTCGACGTAAAACATGTGAGTTACTATGCGTGGATTCCGTATGCCGCGTCAGGGATAGGAAGCTTTCTGGGCGGGTGGCTGTCGAGCACATTGCTGAGTCGAGGCCGGTCGCTGAATTTCTCGCGAAAGTTCGTTTTGGGCCTAAGCGCACTATTTATGCCTGTAGTGATGCTGGTACCGCACGTACCTGTGGGTTGGGCGCTGATGTTATTCAGCATTGCATTTTTCTGTCAGCAGTCCTGGTCCGGGCTGATTATGACTTTGCCCGCGGACATCTTTCCGTTGTCTGCGGTCGGAACGGTGTCGGGCCTGGTGGGATTCGGTGGTGCTATCGGCGGCGCTATCTTTGGCGTTGTCGCGGGTTTCCTATTGGGCCAAGGATTCGGGTACGGAACGTTGTTTGTTATCGTTGGAACCTTTCACCTCATCGGATTTCTTGCCATCCTGCTTCTGGGGGGTAAGGTGCAGCCGCTTAAGACTCCAGATCTATTACGAATAGAGAGCCAATCATGAAGATTACAGAAGTGCGCACACGCGTCGTACAGTGGGAAGGGAAGACCACGCCTCTACCTCCTCACTTTTGCACCAATCCGATGGACCTTGTTATGTTCCGCGAAGCATCGATGGGGAACTTTGCATTCCATGGATGGGTGCTGGTGGAGATATTCACGGATACCGGCCTAGTGGGTTTGGGAAATGCGGCATTGTCGCCGTTGGTGACTAAGGTCTGCATCGACACCTATCTGAAGCCGCTGCTGCTTGGAGCGGACCCCTGGGATGTTGAGTATTTGTGGCAGCAGATGTATCGGAGAACGATGGCGTTTGGGCGCAAAGGTGTTGGAATGACAGCAATCAGCGCGGTCGATATTGCGCTGTGGGATTTGCTGGGCAAGTCCGCAAAGCAACCAGTCTTCCGGCTGTTGGGAGGGCGGACGAAGAAGCGCATCCCGGTATATGCGAGCAGGCTCTACAGTATGCCACTGGACGAACTGCGGGTTGAGGCGCAGCGCTATAAGAACGAAGGCTACAAAGCAATGAAACTACGCTTCGGTTGGGGGCCGGTGGACGGAGCTACGGGGATGCAGCGCAACGTTGAGCTGGTGCGCACGGTCCGCGAAGTGGTGGGCGATGGTATCGATGTGATGGCCGACGCCTATATGGGCTGGACGCTGGACTATGCCAAACGCATGCTGCCACTGTTGGAACCGTTCCATCTGCGGTGGTTGGAAGAACCTGTAATCCCCGATGACACGCGTGGATATAAAGAGTTGAAAGCCTATGGACGAGTTCCGATTGCAGGCGGAGAGCACGAATTCACCTTGTTTGGCTTCCGCGAGTTGCTGGAGGCGAATGCACTTGACTATATCCAGTTCGATACCAACCGCGTTGGCGGGATCAGCCAAGCGCGGAAGATCTCGGCCCTGGCGGAGGCATATCAAATACCAGTGGTGCCGCACGCAGGCCAGATGCATAACTACCATATCGTGATGGCGAACCTCAACTCGCCAATGGCCGAGTTCTTTCCCAAAGTCGACGTGGAAGTAGGCAACGAGCTGTTCTGGTACATCTTCGACGGCGAGCCGGTTCCTGTGGATGGCTATATCGATCTCGACGACGACACTCCAGGGCTCGGCCTGACTGTGAACGAAGAGTCACTGAAGCGCTTCAAGATTATCGAGTAAAAGAGGAGTTTCATGATTCATCTTGTTCAGATCAGCAATGGGCTATCGCGTCGTGTGGCATTGGTTGACGAGCCTCATCTTCACTGTCTCACTGAGATTAAGACAGTCTATGAGTTGGTGCAAAGGTGTCTAGGCAGCGGATACCAGTTGAGTGAACAGGCGCTTGCGTTGGCACATGGCGAGGCGCTGGACTACGACGCAGTTTATGCAGGAACATCAGAATGGCATTTGCTGGCACCGATCGATGTGCCGAACGACCCGGCGCGCCTGATGATCGCGGGTACGGGTCTGACACACGTGGGAAGCGCAAGAGAAAGGCAGGCAATGCATGCTGCTGATGCTGCGAAGGCAGTTGAGGGTGTGACTGACAGCATGCGCATGTTTCAGTGGGGAGTGGAGGGCGGCCGCCCCGCAGATGGCGAAATTGGGGTTGCGCCGGAGTGGTTCTATAAGGGGAATGGTTTCATGCTGCGAGCGCCTTTCGCACCCTTGACGATTCCTGCCTATGCGGAAGATGGCGGTGAAGAGGCAGAACTGGCCGGCATCTACATAATTGGCGACGATGGCACACCGTATCGCATTGGGACTACCGCAGGTAACGAGTTCTCTGACCATCGGTTCGAGAAGAGCAACTACCTGAACCTGGCGGGTTCGAAGTTGCGAACGTGTAGCCTGGGCCCTGAGCTGGTGGTTGACGCGGGATTCCATGCGGTCGCGGGAGAGGTTCGGATCGAGCGTGGAGCGGAGACGATCTGGTCTAAGTCAGTGGAGACCGGAGAGCAGAATATGTGTCACAGTCTTGCCAACATAGAGCATCACCACTTCAAATTTGAAGGGCACCGTCAACCAGGAGATGTTCATGTGCACTTCTTCGGAGCCCATTCGCTGAGCTTCGGCGACGGCATTGTGTTGAAACATGGAGATTGGATGGAGGTGCGCTATGAGGGCTTTGGGCGAGCGTTGCGTAACCCAATCCACGTAGAGACAAGAGATCGGCAACGTCTGGTGGTAGTGCGGTCGCTTGCCTAAGGAAAGAAAACGGAGAGGAGTATTTTCGTGGCTAACGACGTTGCGATACTTGGCTTGGGTACGATGGGATCCGGCATGGCGGCGAACCTGCTGAAGGCTGGATTTCCGCTGGTCGTATACAACCGCAGTGCGGTGAAGGCTCAGGCGCTCGTGGATGCCGGCGCTCGGTTGGCATCTACGCCGGCAGAGGCTGCACGGAACGCGTCCGTTGTCATCAGCATGCTGGCAGATGATGCGGCGTCTCGTGGTGTGTGGACGGGTCAGAACGGTGCGCTTGAAACTGTGAATGATGACACAATCCTGATTGAATCGAGTACGGTGAGCCCAGCATGGATCGCCGAGCTTGCGACGCTGGCGTCGCTACATGGAGCGGAGTTGCTGGATGCTCCCATAACTGGGAGCCGTATGCAGGCAGAAACCGGTCAGCTCTCGTTCTTAGTGGGCGGCAATACTGCTGCGTTGGAAATTGCAGCGCCTGTGTTGAGGTCGATGAGTAAAGAGATCATTCATCTGGGGCCGGTTGGGAGCGGGGCGAAGATGAAGTTGATTAATAATTTTTTGTGCGGCGTACAAGTCGCATCGCTGGCTGAGGGGCTTGTATGGATAGAGCGAAGCGGACTCGATCCGGAGAAGGCGCTCTCGATACTCAAGGCCGGTGCGCCCGGAAGTCCCCTGCTGGGAGCGATCTCGGCTCGGATGACCACTCATAACTACTCGGTGAACTTTCTGTTGAAGTTGATGACAAAAGACCTGCTCTATGCCGAGAAAGAGGCCGCGCAGTGCAAGGTGGACTTGAAGACGGCAGAGGTAGCTCGGGGTCTGTTTGAAGCTGCTGTAGCAAAGGGATTCGGCGGTGAAGACATGGCTTCGGTCATCGAGCCGCTGCGTGACAATAAATAGTTTGCCAGGCAATACGGGAGAAGATGATGGCAGTCGAACAGGTACTGATAGCGGGTGTGTGGCGCAAAGCTGCGGCGAAGTCCACGTTTAAAACGGTGAATCCCGCGACTGGCGCGTCATTGGAAGCAGAATTTCCTGTGAGTGACTGGCAGGACTGTGAGGACGCTCTGAACGCAGCTGTGGCTGTGGCTAAGGAGCTTAGAGCAGTATCGGCAGAGAAGTTGGCGGCCTTTCTCGATCTTTATGCCAGTAAGCTCGAAGATCATACGACTGTACTGGTAGAAACAGCGAATGTGGAGACGGGGCTGCCGATAACGCCGAGACTGAAAGATGTTGAGCTGCTGCGAACGACAACGCAGCTACGCCAGGGAGCGACTGCTGCTCGAGAGGGGTCGTGGACGCATGCGGTAATCGACACGAAAGCGAATATCCGTTCGCACTTTGCGCCAATTGGTCCTGTGGTGGTATTTGGGCCAAATAA includes the following:
- a CDS encoding GH39 family glycosyl hydrolase, which codes for MTLICAIAMQGAAQVPVSNPISIRVDLAEPQGPYKPIYGWFGYDESNYTTMKYGKQLLTELHDLSPGPVYIRAHHLLTSGNGVAELKWSSSNVYTLDANGKPVYDFTITDQTFDAFQKAGVRPMVELGFMPKDLAATVTGVNEYQVHFPKNTVSGASNNPPKDYAAWSELIRKYTEHLVQRYGKEQVRTWYFEVWNEPDIGYWHGTPEEYFKLYDYSVAGIRAALPNAIVGGPASTGPTSDRASAFLDDFLKHCLNDKSAANGGAIPLDFISFHPKGRPTVVDGHVQMGLANELKAVENGFRIVATYPKYIKLPIILSEADPEGCAACSMKMNPSNAYRNGPLYPTYTAAAIKALFDLQDRYKVNLISMLSWSFEFEGKDYFEGFRTLATNGVDKPVLNVFRMAGLMSGERVSTSSTGQVSLDDILSAGVKQTPDVDAIATKAEHEAAVMLWNYHDDDVPAVGVEVQVTITGIPPTVKRVLLEHYRIDGSHSNSYTAWKEMGSPQTPTEAQYAKLKAAGQLELLGSPEWLDVSGGKITISTELPRQATSLMHLKW
- a CDS encoding MFS transporter, which encodes MLSDATRTTRPKLIEMQWYFVAMVTAAIAISYFDRQTLPVAIAAIQRTIPLSNQQFSWLQFAFLIPYALLYAAGGRMLDVLGTRRGFILIMLWWSVACALHGLAMNFGFLLGARCLLGMGEGGALPAATRVVAEWIPLRERSTAMGIINAGTAVGSVLAPPLIGMVLLASGWRMVFFASGAAGLAWVVWWSVRYRGSNDASIATLDARLIAQQLSFLDLVGMRGVQVLVFAKFMSDSAWYFYLFWLPKYLYDVRGFDVKHVSYYAWIPYAASGIGSFLGGWLSSTLLSRGRSLNFSRKFVLGLSALFMPVVMLVPHVPVGWALMLFSIAFFCQQSWSGLIMTLPADIFPLSAVGTVSGLVGFGGAIGGAIFGVVAGFLLGQGFGYGTLFVIVGTFHLIGFLAILLLGGKVQPLKTPDLLRIESQS
- a CDS encoding L-rhamnonate dehydratase encodes the protein MKITEVRTRVVQWEGKTTPLPPHFCTNPMDLVMFREASMGNFAFHGWVLVEIFTDTGLVGLGNAALSPLVTKVCIDTYLKPLLLGADPWDVEYLWQQMYRRTMAFGRKGVGMTAISAVDIALWDLLGKSAKQPVFRLLGGRTKKRIPVYASRLYSMPLDELRVEAQRYKNEGYKAMKLRFGWGPVDGATGMQRNVELVRTVREVVGDGIDVMADAYMGWTLDYAKRMLPLLEPFHLRWLEEPVIPDDTRGYKELKAYGRVPIAGGEHEFTLFGFRELLEANALDYIQFDTNRVGGISQARKISALAEAYQIPVVPHAGQMHNYHIVMANLNSPMAEFFPKVDVEVGNELFWYIFDGEPVPVDGYIDLDDDTPGLGLTVNEESLKRFKIIE
- the araD1 gene encoding AraD1 family protein, coding for MIHLVQISNGLSRRVALVDEPHLHCLTEIKTVYELVQRCLGSGYQLSEQALALAHGEALDYDAVYAGTSEWHLLAPIDVPNDPARLMIAGTGLTHVGSARERQAMHAADAAKAVEGVTDSMRMFQWGVEGGRPADGEIGVAPEWFYKGNGFMLRAPFAPLTIPAYAEDGGEEAELAGIYIIGDDGTPYRIGTTAGNEFSDHRFEKSNYLNLAGSKLRTCSLGPELVVDAGFHAVAGEVRIERGAETIWSKSVETGEQNMCHSLANIEHHHFKFEGHRQPGDVHVHFFGAHSLSFGDGIVLKHGDWMEVRYEGFGRALRNPIHVETRDRQRLVVVRSLA
- a CDS encoding NAD(P)-binding domain-containing protein; the encoded protein is MANDVAILGLGTMGSGMAANLLKAGFPLVVYNRSAVKAQALVDAGARLASTPAEAARNASVVISMLADDAASRGVWTGQNGALETVNDDTILIESSTVSPAWIAELATLASLHGAELLDAPITGSRMQAETGQLSFLVGGNTAALEIAAPVLRSMSKEIIHLGPVGSGAKMKLINNFLCGVQVASLAEGLVWIERSGLDPEKALSILKAGAPGSPLLGAISARMTTHNYSVNFLLKLMTKDLLYAEKEAAQCKVDLKTAEVARGLFEAAVAKGFGGEDMASVIEPLRDNK